The following are encoded together in the Montipora foliosa isolate CH-2021 chromosome 12, ASM3666993v2, whole genome shotgun sequence genome:
- the LOC137980285 gene encoding protein FAM47A-like: MSLKQDLKVQVIGGSIPGSEPLSRKEFTFDGSKHSVTNSAQGSKASLSSLSSAPKGSKASLVSTTPPKGSKASLISTTPPKGSKSSLLSTTPPKGSKSSLATATPPKGSKSSLAAASLGTPPKQGATKMNLTSETPRQETKTSFMSPLLNDPIPQMGETAAESQESRGSSANENEITGLSVDAASDPNDLMAFLQNW; encoded by the exons ATGAGCTTGAAACAAGATCTAAAGGTACAAGTCATAGGTGGGAGCATACCTGGATCAGAGCCATTATCAAGAAAAGAATTTACGTTTGATGGTTCAAAGCACAGTGTCACCAATAGTGCTCAGGGAAGTAAAGCAAGTTTGTCATCATTGTCTTCAGCGCCTAAAGGGAGCAAGGCTAGTCTTGTATCCACTACACCTCCTAAAGGAAGCAAAGCAAGTCTAATATCAACCACGCCCCCAAAAGGAAGTAAATCAAGCCTATTATCAACGACCCCTCCTAAAGGTAGCAAATCAAGCCTTGCGACCGCAACTCCTCCAAAAGGCAGCAAATCAAGTCTTGCCGCGGCGTCGTTGGGCACACCGCCAAAACAAGGTGCAACAAAAATGAATCTCACCTCTGAAACACCTCGTCAAGAAACTAAAACCAGTTTCATGTCACCATTGCTGAATGACCCTATACCTCAGATGGGGGAAACTGCTGCAGAATCACAAGAGTCCAGGGGTTCATCAGCTAATGAAAAT GAAATTACTGGACTTTCTGTTGATGCTGCTTCCGATCCCAATGATCTGATGGCATTTCTACAAAATTGGTAG